The Candidatus Fermentibacter sp. genome includes a window with the following:
- a CDS encoding PEP/pyruvate-binding domain-containing protein produces MRDPIPDSDALRANIADTARKVAIPDRFSPLVSAVEKFHGVRGTMVDTLTEYFHEFRNIDTLVEGFQTILLRDWAYVEQVPDRAVLFRLLAELLSGLIRSPLEERQTSALLRIALLWTSTAVAGRHGEEYSKLVPDLCADLSSLLSKSPGAFLERDSLLRELYRRGHEFPGLAEPLENLYRSVLGLGYRYARDHLDVASWSRSEDTGLAEPDLIVSSFSFLSAGELSALESALSEAQPRDLLSGALPSFSDLVDRAVAGIFEIDDPGDRFLVCLYYLKDDSLGYRQQEVLNTLLLVVKDLMEPDRHADVHRILSRLKGFFGRREDSFLIRRFQCYEAIGTAIGRAGNTKAADHIIEDILYWKFQYPEVGEATDEWETVVNPYHLPKIRCWMRIIESNPALYEQLAAALNVQLRLGGVFISDTDLFQRDITRFLNADIGPVYFVAKQLLRTFPSYFSDLGAEGELRSVSTRIDEICGRRDSLIHFLRKQTHAESSSRLVDFSRSVLRYWATSDASPLRRYLSGSVFEAVLREHEHAKGPGGVLARLHEHWGGPCGDLDSGDPVGELIEGLATLSPQSLAERMEEAGHLPEADRTRVALMIRLYQLLRSKYSFSTDSLEKTVLDHTGLDTEARRAFSDSLRAWRQDPRGEQRDALMDAMLDVMEQLKEIVLDPAPSAAVENIYHKRHIAAGIPSMYGSYSEPKFEALGLTFRLETLLARLLDDLVSQPEIPFVNRASLRKMAKDLRRFDRVLALDGVNTRTFTASIGLLEASFSWHNITFHQYRNIFLFLVQSVSSLSRASILSHDQILRIVLSNDPRQCEARGMTVDAVSEIVLREVLVSAQGIQALDRYVGDKYRQISDLAGSLSPDALTRMMNYDPDCLISPLHESRPAVDDQMTLGYKGLGLKHLAAYGLNVPECFVITAELFSALPAMSYGPMYRDTIGRIRRALDDMEEKTGLRLGDRDRPLILSIRSGSAISMPGFMTTFVDVGLNPDLTEALSQREGYAWAAWDSYRRFVQTWAMSFGHDREVFDEIMIDFKKRYGVQLKMDFAPEHMREMAAAYRTRAEGLGVAFVDDPFEQVVACIHKVLESWDSPHARFYRSCTGIADDWGTAVILQRMVFGNRNRLSGSGVTFTRNPHDRYTRQVRLFGDFTTCSQGEDLVGGLVSPMPISEAQRLGSSLYDGVENSLEKDFPDVYRTLLEASRDIVSLREYDPQEIEFTFESPSGGDLYFLQKRPMVSEPASDAPYFVSDAGSPAEPVALGMGVSGGAYSGRVAVNREQIEMLLAGSPGESILLLRPDTVPEDIEMIVKVQGILTARGGATSHAAVTAKRLGKTAVVDCHRLEVDEQKGSARLAGLEMKPGDWLSIDGRTGHIFPGRLPVTARPI; encoded by the coding sequence GGTTTCCAGACGATCCTCCTCCGCGACTGGGCATACGTCGAGCAGGTTCCGGACAGGGCCGTCCTCTTCCGGCTCCTGGCGGAACTCCTCTCCGGCCTCATAAGGAGCCCCCTCGAGGAGAGGCAGACCTCCGCCCTGCTCCGCATCGCCCTGTTGTGGACATCCACGGCAGTCGCGGGGCGCCACGGCGAGGAGTACTCGAAGCTGGTGCCCGATCTCTGTGCAGACCTGTCCTCGCTGCTCTCGAAGTCTCCCGGGGCCTTCCTCGAACGCGACTCGCTGCTCAGGGAGCTCTACAGGAGAGGGCATGAGTTCCCGGGGCTCGCGGAACCGCTCGAGAACCTCTACAGGTCGGTGCTGGGGCTCGGGTACCGGTACGCGCGCGACCACCTGGACGTGGCGAGCTGGAGCCGGAGCGAGGATACAGGGCTCGCGGAGCCCGACCTCATAGTCTCCTCCTTCTCCTTCCTGTCGGCGGGCGAGCTCTCCGCCCTCGAATCGGCTCTCTCGGAGGCGCAGCCCCGGGACCTCCTGTCAGGGGCCCTTCCCTCCTTCTCCGACCTGGTCGACCGGGCGGTCGCGGGCATTTTCGAGATAGACGACCCGGGCGACAGGTTCCTGGTCTGCCTCTACTACCTGAAGGACGACAGCCTGGGGTACAGGCAGCAGGAAGTCCTGAACACGCTCCTCCTCGTGGTCAAGGACCTGATGGAGCCCGACAGGCATGCCGACGTCCACAGGATATTGAGCAGGCTCAAGGGGTTCTTCGGCCGGAGGGAGGACAGCTTCCTGATCCGGAGGTTCCAGTGCTACGAGGCGATCGGCACCGCCATCGGCAGGGCGGGGAACACCAAGGCTGCCGATCACATCATCGAGGACATCCTCTACTGGAAGTTCCAGTACCCCGAGGTGGGCGAGGCGACGGACGAGTGGGAGACGGTCGTCAACCCGTACCATCTGCCCAAGATCCGCTGCTGGATGAGGATAATCGAATCCAACCCCGCGCTCTACGAGCAGCTCGCAGCGGCGCTGAACGTGCAGCTCCGGCTGGGAGGGGTGTTCATATCCGACACGGACCTGTTCCAGAGGGACATCACCCGTTTCCTGAACGCCGACATCGGGCCCGTCTACTTCGTGGCCAAGCAGCTCCTCAGGACGTTCCCCTCCTACTTCAGCGACCTCGGGGCCGAGGGCGAGCTCAGGTCCGTATCCACGAGAATCGACGAGATCTGCGGCAGGAGGGACTCCCTGATCCACTTCCTCAGGAAGCAGACCCACGCCGAGTCGTCCAGCAGGCTGGTCGACTTCAGCCGGTCGGTGCTCCGCTACTGGGCCACCTCCGACGCATCCCCCCTCCGCAGGTACCTTTCCGGGAGCGTGTTCGAGGCCGTGCTGAGGGAGCACGAGCATGCGAAGGGCCCGGGAGGGGTGCTGGCGAGGCTCCATGAGCACTGGGGCGGACCCTGCGGCGACCTCGACAGCGGAGATCCCGTGGGGGAGCTGATAGAGGGGCTGGCCACCCTGTCCCCGCAGTCCCTCGCGGAACGGATGGAGGAGGCGGGCCATCTGCCGGAGGCCGACAGGACCAGGGTCGCACTCATGATACGGCTCTACCAGCTCCTCCGCAGCAAGTACTCCTTCTCCACCGACTCCCTCGAGAAGACGGTCCTCGACCACACCGGGCTGGACACGGAGGCGCGCAGGGCATTCTCGGACTCGCTCCGGGCCTGGCGCCAGGACCCGCGCGGAGAGCAGAGGGATGCCCTCATGGACGCCATGCTCGACGTCATGGAGCAGCTCAAGGAGATCGTCCTCGACCCCGCACCCTCCGCGGCGGTCGAGAACATCTATCACAAGAGGCACATCGCCGCGGGCATCCCCTCGATGTACGGCTCCTACTCGGAGCCCAAGTTCGAGGCGCTCGGGCTGACCTTCAGGCTCGAGACGCTCCTGGCGAGGCTGCTGGACGACCTCGTCTCCCAGCCGGAGATCCCCTTCGTCAACAGGGCCTCCCTCAGGAAGATGGCCAAGGACCTCAGGCGGTTCGACAGGGTGCTCGCGCTGGACGGAGTGAACACCCGCACGTTCACGGCCAGCATCGGTCTCCTCGAAGCGAGCTTCTCCTGGCACAACATCACCTTCCACCAGTACAGGAACATCTTCCTCTTCCTCGTCCAGAGCGTCAGCTCGCTCTCGAGGGCCTCGATCCTGAGCCACGACCAGATACTGCGGATAGTGCTCTCGAACGATCCCAGGCAGTGCGAGGCCCGTGGGATGACCGTCGACGCCGTGTCCGAGATCGTCCTCCGCGAAGTGCTCGTCTCGGCCCAGGGGATCCAGGCCCTGGACAGGTACGTCGGCGACAAGTACCGCCAGATCTCCGACCTCGCCGGCAGCCTGAGCCCCGATGCACTTACCCGCATGATGAACTACGACCCCGACTGCCTCATCTCGCCCCTCCACGAGAGCCGGCCAGCGGTGGACGACCAGATGACGCTGGGCTACAAGGGCCTGGGGTTGAAGCACCTGGCCGCCTACGGCCTCAACGTGCCGGAGTGCTTCGTGATCACGGCCGAGCTGTTCTCCGCGCTTCCCGCAATGTCCTACGGCCCGATGTACAGGGACACGATAGGGCGGATCCGCCGCGCCCTGGACGACATGGAGGAGAAGACCGGCCTCCGCCTGGGCGACAGGGACCGCCCCCTGATCCTCTCGATCCGCTCCGGGTCGGCGATCTCGATGCCCGGCTTCATGACGACCTTCGTGGACGTGGGGCTCAATCCCGATCTGACGGAAGCCCTGTCGCAGAGGGAGGGATACGCCTGGGCCGCCTGGGACTCCTACAGGCGCTTCGTCCAGACCTGGGCCATGAGCTTCGGGCACGACCGGGAGGTCTTCGACGAGATCATGATCGATTTCAAGAAGCGCTACGGCGTACAGCTCAAGATGGATTTCGCCCCGGAGCACATGCGGGAGATGGCGGCCGCCTACCGCACGCGGGCGGAGGGCCTGGGAGTCGCCTTCGTGGACGATCCCTTCGAACAGGTCGTGGCCTGCATCCACAAGGTGCTCGAATCGTGGGATTCGCCGCACGCCAGGTTCTACCGCTCCTGCACGGGCATAGCGGACGACTGGGGGACCGCGGTCATCCTCCAGAGGATGGTCTTCGGCAACAGGAACAGGCTCTCGGGCTCCGGAGTGACATTCACCAGGAATCCCCACGACCGGTACACCCGCCAGGTGAGGCTCTTCGGCGACTTCACGACCTGCAGCCAGGGGGAGGACCTGGTCGGAGGTCTGGTCTCCCCCATGCCGATCTCCGAGGCCCAGCGCCTCGGGAGCAGCCTCTACGACGGGGTGGAGAACTCACTCGAAAAGGATTTCCCCGACGTCTACCGGACCCTGCTGGAAGCCTCCCGGGACATCGTTTCTCTGAGGGAGTACGATCCCCAGGAGATCGAATTCACGTTCGAGTCCCCCTCGGGCGGGGACTTGTACTTCCTCCAGAAGAGGCCCATGGTTTCGGAGCCGGCTTCCGATGCCCCCTACTTCGTCTCCGACGCGGGATCTCCGGCAGAGCCCGTCGCACTGGGGATGGGAGTATCCGGGGGAGCCTACTCCGGCAGGGTCGCCGTCAACAGGGAGCAGATAGAGATGCTGCTCGCCGGGAGTCCGGGCGAGAGCATCCTGCTGCTGCGGCCCGACACGGTCCCCGAGGACATCGAGATGATCGTGAAGGTCCAGGGGATACTGACCGCGAGGGGAGGAGCCACGTCCCACGCGGCTGTGACGGCGAAAAGGCTCGGAAAGACGGCCGTGGTGGACTGCCACAGGCTCGAAGTGGACGAACAGAAGGGCTCGGCCAGGCTCGCAGGACTCGAGATGAAGCCCGGGGACTGGCTCAGCATCGACGGGCGGACCGGCCACATCTTCCCCGGGAGGCTGCCGGTCACCGCCCGGCCGATCTGA